Below is a genomic region from Triticum dicoccoides isolate Atlit2015 ecotype Zavitan chromosome 5A, WEW_v2.0, whole genome shotgun sequence.
GTTGAGTTGCTTCTCTTGTGAGTTTAACCATCCCCCTATGTTGGGGTCTCCGAGGTCTTCTATATATGGGGAATATCTCCCATGATGGAGACGATGATGAGTCTTGGCAGTCAAGGCTTCCGACTTCTTCTCTGAGTGGTAGTCATGGAGAGTACCTCCTGAAGGAAAATATCTCCTTGAATTATGGGAAATATCTCCTTAATTGGTTTAGACCCCAGATACTTGCAGGGTACTTGCTTTGTCTACCCTGAGTCATTCCCTTATATGACAGGGTGCGGGCACACACAATACCCCAGGGTATTGTAGGGAGAAGCCGCTatcgtgtactccctccgttctaaattacttgtcttggatttgtctagatacggatgtatctagactcattttagtgctagatacatccgtatctagacaaatctaagacaagtaattcggaacggagggagtagaatacaGTACATCTTATCATAGTTCTCCAAAATTCATCGGCAAACGTGGCAACTGACAATGACTCTCAGACTTGTTTCACAGAGGAATATTGCATTGCCATTGAATTCAGAAAGATAAAACCATAGATACTGGATTCGGTGTAATGGGCTTCGAACCCAGATCTAGATCAATTGATAGATCTAGACCAGTGTTCGAAATCGGTACAGATCGGTGGACATTCGCTCACGATACGTCAATCTCAAGTGAACCGCAAAAATGGAATCACTGCGACAGCTATTACAGGCTAGACACCGCTGCAGCTTTCCTGAGTTGACAGGGCTATCCGAGTGACGACATCAGCGCATACATGGCTGCTGGTCTGTCGCAGCACCTCCCGTGCAGCGTCGATAGATGCCTGGATGAGGCTCCTCTCCTCCATCCACCAGAGCACAAGCACCATGggacagagcaggcagggaggcatATGTGTATTAAGGAGATGGCGAGCTAGCAGAAGAACTGAGGAAAGTTATGTGCCTGCAGCGTCGGGGTAGGAGAAGGCTCAATTTGCGGTTGCTGGACTATGCTgagaactccgcctatgttgtctcaacatagccggtcccaagcccgggtaaaggaggagggttgtgataggcttggcgagccaacgtaaaaactcagccactcttatggagatgaaacccaaaagattttcgttggggcgtaaccctctcagcgacgcgccacatcggaacccgggtgtggtggaaaatgggcaagggccgggccgtcaccccccaagtggcgcgccgtatcttgatccggatacggtggcaagtgagcgaggatcgggtcgtcgcatccttagtggcgcgctacatcggcgcccggatgtagtggaaaatgagcaagggtcttcgcatttgactcgacgagtgcgaagggtaaggaagctagccgagcctaggaggattcgcttaggtagctggaacgtagggtctctgacagggaagcttcgggagctagttgatgcagcaatgaggagaggtgttgatatcctttgcgtccaagaaaccaaatggagaggacagaaggcgaaggaggtggagaataccggcttcaagctgtggtacacggggatggCTGCAaatagaaatggcgtaggcatcttgatcaacaagagcctcaagtatggagtggtagacgtcaggagacgtggggaccggattatcctggtcaagctggtagctgaggacttggttctcaatgttatcagcgcatatgccccgcaagtaggccacaatgagaacaccaagagggagttctgggaaggcttggaagacatggttaggagtgtaccgattggtgagaagctcttcataggaggagacctcaatggccacgtgggtacatctaacacaggttttgaaggggcgcatgggggctttggctatggcatcaggaatcaagaaggagaagatgtcttaagctttgctctagcctacaacatgattgtagctaacaccctctttagaaagagagaatcacatctggtgacttttagtagtggccaacactctagccagattgatttcatcctctcgagaagagaagataggcgtgcgtgcctagactgtaaggtgatacctggggagagtgttgtaccccagcataagctggtggttgctgacttccgctttcggattcgtgtccagcgggataagcgggccaaggtcgctagaacgaagtggtggaagctcaagggggaggtagctcaggtgttcaaggagagggtatttaaggagggcccttgggaggaaggaggggatgcggacaatgtgtggatgaagatggcgacttgcattcgtaaggtggcctcggaggagtttggagtgtccaggggaaggagaagcgaagataaggatacctggtggtggaatgatgatgtccagaaggcgcttaaagagaagaaagattgcttcagacgcctatacctggataggagtgcagacaacatagagaagtacaagatggcgaagaaggccgcaaagcgagctgttggtgaagcaaggggtcgggcatatgaggacctctaccaacggttaggcacgaaggaaggtgaaagggacatctataagatggctaagatccgggagaggaagacgagggatattggccaagtcaaatgcatcaaggacggagcaggccaactcttggtgaaggacgaagagattaagcatagatggcgggagtacttcgacaagctgttcaatggggagaatgagagttctaccattgaactgaatgactcctttgatgagaccagcatgcgttttgtgcggcgcatccaggagtctgaggtgaaggaggcttaaaaaggatgaaaggaggcaaggcgatgggccctgattgtatcctcattgaggtgtggaaaggtctcggggacatagcgatagtatggctaaccaagcttttcaacctcatttttcaggcaaacaagatgccagaagaatggagacggagtatattagtaccaatcttcaagaacaagggggatgttcagagttgtactaattaccgtggaattaagctgatgagccatacaatgaagctatgggagagagtcattgagcaccgcttaataagaatgacaagcgtgaccaaaaatcagtttggtttcatgcctgggaggtcgaccatggaagccattttcttggtacgacaacttatggagagatatagggagcataagaaggacttgcatatggtgttcattgacttggagaaggcctatgataagataccgcggaatgtcatgtggtgggccttggagaaacacaaagtcccagcaaagtacattaccctcatcaaggacatgtacaataatgttgtgacaagtgttcgaacaagtgatgtcgacaccgatgacttcccgattaagataggactgcatcaggggtcagctttgagcccttatctttttgcattggtgatggatgaggtcacaaggggtatacaaggagatatcccatggtgtatgctctttgcggatgatgtggtgctagttgacgatatagtcggacgggggtaaataggaagttagagttatggagacaaaccttggaatcgaaagggtttaggcttagtagaactaaaaccgagtacatgatgtgcggtttcagtactactagctgtgaggaggaggttagccttgatggccaggtggtacctcggaaggacacctttcggtatttggggtcaatgttgcaggaggatgggggtattgatgaagatgtgaaccatcgaatcaaagccggatggatgaagtggcgccaagcttctggcattctctgtgacaagagagtgccacaaaagctaaaaggcaagttctacaggacggcggttcgacccgcaatgttgtatggcgcggagtgttggccgactaaaaggcgacatgttcaacagttaggtgtggcggagatgcgtatgttgagatggatgtgtggccacatgaggaaggatcgagtccggaatgatgatatacgagatagagttggggtagcaccaattgaggagaagcttgtccaacatcgtttgagatggtttgggcatattcagcgcaggcctccagaagctccagtgcatagcggacggctaaagcgtgcggagaatgtcaagagagggcggggtcgaccgattttgacatgggaggagtccgttaagagagacctgaaggattggagtatcgacaaagagctagctatggacaggggtgcgtggaagcttgctatccatgtgccagagccatgagttggttgcgagatcttatgggtttcacctctagcctaccccaacttgtttgggactaaaggctttgttgttgttgttgttgttggatgtgGGAAAATAGTCATAGAACTAGAGATAAGTGTTTTTTTAGGAAGGAATTAGAGATAAGTTGGCTAAACAAAGACCAAAATAGGGAAAAGCTGGATTACCATAATCCATTGCAATGCCGAATGCAGCCAAAGATGTGTGCCTGTGTACCACCAGGGATCACAAGGACTAGGAAGTCTGGATGTGAAGCCAGCAGATTAGGTTCCCATTCTCTAGTGGGCCTGGTGGCTGTTCTTTTGTTAGGTATGAATCAGATGTATAATAAAATATGTGGCCCACCTAGTGTGCTCATCTCCATAAAGAGAAAAATACGCTGCATACTAGAGTTAGCGAATCGGAATCATCGGGTTCACAAACCCCTTCTACAATTTGCAAATCGGAGATATGCATCCCCATCGAATCCGATGCGCTGGGCGTAGCTAATATGAATTGCGAAACAGGTAATTATatagtgctataggaatgatgcacCATTTTCTTTTGCAAGAAATTTCTGGAACTTCATACAAGAAATACTGGTACAAACTGCTCTCTCTAAATGTGGAAAGGCACCATAACTTGAAGCTGAACCATGGGACGATCACACTAATACCTATGGAGGCGCAAGCTAACAAAATTCTAATGAGCAGTTTCACTGTAGTATCAAAACAATTAAGTAAATTTCTTAAATTGCACCTTTTCTTCCAAACTATAAGGAGCCACTCTAATGAGCAGTTTCACTGTAGTACCAAAACAATTAAGTAAATTTCTTAAATTGCACCTTTTCTTCCAAACTATAAGGAGCCACTCTAATGAGCAGTTCCACAAAACAACAACCTTTTCCACACTTTCAGAGAACCAGGATTTTTAGAATTGTGGCAGTCATGGGCGAACCAGCCCCTAGCCCAAATTATGGAAATAGTATGGTCAGTGTTCACACATACTGTAGCGGGTGGAGCTGTAGCACAATAGATCCTAAACTCATCCAATCAAATAAAGAAATAAGGATTGCCTTTAGAAAGTTAACGATACAGACCTAAATAGTTAATAAAATATAGATAAGAGATGAGATTAGTTTACTTTCAATTAGAGATATTTCATTTAAGTTGGACATTAGTTTCTGAGCCATCAAGTCAAGAATTCCATATAAAAGGAACATGAAGTACTCATTTATAATCAAGCCATCATTAACAAAAAGACACTAACAAAACCTCCGAGCCTCTCAGGGTTGAGCCCTGACAGCCCTAAATGAGGGTGGGTGCTCTATCCCTGGTCTCCGGACCTTTACCCAGTTTAGCACATGACAGTGGCTGTTGTCTCCCATCCATGAACAACATAGTTCCAGAAAACTAGTACCCAATTTCTTTGTGTCACTGATAGGTGGGCATACAACTGTCAGTTTTTAAAGAGTGGTTTTCCGAAATAATAAAATGGAACAGAGGTGGTTTTATGAAATGGTTTACCCAAATAATTAGTTGGTTATGATTAATAGGTTTGAAAACTTGGTATATAATCAGTTTTTCTGAACAAGTTCATATGGGATGTTGCCATAATTAATGCATGGGATACTATAATGTCCTTCCAATATCAGTTATGGATATGCAACGAAAACCTAAGATCAAGGTTGCTACAGTTCTACCGATGGTGCTCAAATAAGGAACCAAACACACCAAATCTGCATTATATGTTTTTAAGTAAACTATATAATTGTTGTGTCAGATATCAATTTGCAAAATGACTTCAGTCGTTTGGATTACCTTTGAAATCCTGCAAGATGAAACAAGAAGCTCTTCACAATCAAACTGGCTTCTTTTTGGAACCAGTTTCCCCAAAGCAGCGTTCAAGCTCCAAGGCTTACAAAGACGGCCTACAGCTACAACATCTTTTGGATGGCGCTCATAAAAATTGAAAATTCTAGTGTCAGCACTGAATCTTTTCGTTGGCAGCTGCAAAGTTGAAGGGACTTCAACCACACATATGTTGTAAGAAAAATCAACATTTGAGACTGAGCCCTTGAGTACTTCTCCACTTGGTAAATGTACATCGATCTAGAAAAAATATCAGATAGCAAAGTAAGTTGATTGTTTAGATGATAATAATACGATAATGAAGAAAGCAAAAGAATGCAGCAACCTTAAGTTGATCAGCCTGCTTATCTTGGTGTGGCCATTTAACTAAACTTGCAGATGTTACCACATAACCAGTACCCATGAGATACTCGACAATAGTTCCGGAGCAAGAGAAAAGATGCTTGTTTCCTGCAGGGAACAGAAATAGAACTTGTTGTGGCATAGCAAAATTGATACTACTTAACATAAATAATAACATGCTGACATAAAAAATTTCACCTGAATATGACTCAAGTCCGACAATAGACTTAGCCAGTTGTAATGTGAGTTCCTCAACTCTCCAACTTGTATGCTTGAGCTCAGATACTCTCCCAAACTCATCCATCGAATCATACGGAATccattcaaaatcttaaaaatcaaAAAGCAACACCCTTCACTAAACACGGAGCACTAGAGGATAAACGAAACTTGTtccttgttcatatatatatatatatatatatatatatataggtataaATACAATGACAAGAGAAGCAAATAACCTGGTAATGGTTTTTTGACCTTATCTGCAATAAGTTGGTATAGCGACAAAGTTATTACAAAGGGAAGAACAACTTGTATATACAGTATTTAAAAGAAGGAAGACAAGAATAACTGTAGGAGGGAAGAGGGTGAATTGCCCACCAACAGGGACTGCCCTCCTCCACCGAGGGGTGTAGTAGAACTCGTCCTCTCTGCCCTTTACCGACGCCTCGAAATCGAGCCTGTTTTGACGCAGTTCCTCTCTTAGCTTGAGGGCCCTCTCCACGGTTTCTTGAGCCTCCCTTCTTTTACGTTGCTTCTTTAAGCGTCTGTTTTGTATCCGTTCCTCTCTCATCCTCAGCTGTCGCTTCTTACTTGCCTTTGTGTCGTCATCAACGCCGCGAAGATTGTAGAAATCTCCTGCACATAGCTCATCGACGCCAGAGGTGGTTTCACTGGTTGATATCTGGGCACGAGAAATTAGAATCGTTAAGAAATTATACAACTCGTCTATGCGTGACAGTAATTATTtgggctagagagagagagagagagagagagagagagagagagagagagagagagagagattaccaCTTCCGTGAGTGGGGTCTGCGGGGATACATGTTCGCGGCCTACTGGGATGATCTCCTCCATGTGTCGGCTATGAGGGGCTGCATCCACCAGAGATATGCCAAAAAGTTGGTTTTTTTTTTGGGCGGGGGAGCTGGGGAGTGGGGATTAAGAGCGCATACCTGAAAAATCGATGTCGGGGTGGAGAGAGCAGGTACGCACCGAGGTAGAAcgggggcggcgatggcggcgcaCAGCGGCGGATGCACAGAGTCGGCGGATTAGCAAAGAGATGCACTGGGTTGGATTCGGGGTTGGGCAGGTCGGAGCATGAGAGAGGAGAGGAgacgagaggagaggggaaaggtagGGATCACGGGAGGGTGGAGTCGGGCGGGGCCCTGCGGAGGAGAGGAGGTGGGTTTGGATGGTTGAGATGCTCCGGAGCGTGATCTGGAGGGCAGAGATTCGACGGGCCGTGTTACCAATGGGGGGTCAGAACTCAGAAGTCAGAAGGAGACAAACGATGTCTTCTTATATTCTGTTATAATAAAAAATATGGCTGCTAGTATTTCTTTAAGTGACCGCTTTCTCCTCCAAGTTCCGACCCCGACCCGCTCTCCAACTTGACCCGGTCGCCGGCGGCAATGGAGgagatgccgccgaagaagaagagaAATCAGGAAGAAGGGGAACAACGAGACCTGGAAAAAGAAGCCAAAGGTACAGGGGGCTTCGATGCGCCGCGCCCCCACCTGCCTCGTGCTTCCAGAGTAACTAATTATTCTTTCTTTCTGACCTAGCAGCTGCCCGCCTGGTGTTCTTGCTGTTCGGCCATGGCACTCAATCGGAGCCGGAGCCGAAGCCGAAGCCCgcttgccctccctccccctcctcctcctccgaccacGACGGCGAGAGCAACTCGGACGACGACAACGATTTCAGCGCCGAGGGCTTGAGGGCGAGGGACGCGGCGCTGAGCGTGTGCAAGTCCGTCGTCTCCATATCCGCCTCCACTGGTAATTTCTTGTTGCCCTTGCGGATTATTGCGGATATGCGATGTCCTAGTATCTTATTACAGTAGTAGTATTCTATACTGCCTAACTCTCACGCGACGCGAGCAATTTGTCTCTTGGCCTTTCCAACTGGGCAGATGGGGATCCTCCGTCCACCTTCGCCTGCACGGGCACGGTCGTCGCTCATGAGGGCTCTGCCACCTggatcataacatctgcatctctcATCAGGAAGCCCGAAAGTGACACCGAGGTGCACGAACCGCACGCCGTCAAGGTCAGCAGATTGCCTGCCTCCATCAGTTGCTCTGTTTCTTCATAATGTGCTGATTGATTGGTGAGGGTTGCAGATCGAGGTGCTCCTGCATAACAAGAAGGTTGTGAAGGGGCGGTTGCTCATGTACGACTTGCTGTATAATGTCGCCATTGTTTCCATTGCGCGAGCCAAACTCCCCGCGGCGATGCTCAACGACCTCCCAGACTCCTATTTCTTGACGCCTGGTCCGGTGGTTGCTGTTGCCAGGAAATTTGAGTCTGGGAGGTTGCAGATGAAACGTGGGGAGACACTCCGCGCAGCTTGCGAGTTAGATTGCGATGAACTCATGGTCAGCACTTGCCAATTTGAGCAGGTAAAAGTTTATTTAAAAGGATAACAGATTCAATACTACTCTTAGGGAGCTCTGGTTCTGCTTGTGTTGATAGAAACTAAAGCTCCACAAGTGCTCATATTTCTATGGGTGTGTTTCTTATAGATCTCATTTAATGAATACTTGTTCATGTTCAATTATTTATATCGCTATTCCAGAATTTTTTTATTGGGGGGCTTCTGGTGGATTTAGAGAAAAGGATTCTTGGGATGAATTTCATAGATGAGAGAACCACCCCCTTCTTGCCAGTTCAGATTGTTgg
It encodes:
- the LOC119301617 gene encoding serine protease HTRA3-like, producing MEEIIPVGREHVSPQTPLTEVISTSETTSGVDELCAGDFYNLRGVDDDTKASKKRQLRMREERIQNRRLKKQRKRREAQETVERALKLREELRQNRLDFEASVKGREDEFYYTPRWRRAVPVDKVKKPLPDFEWIPYDSMDEFGRVSELKHTSWRVEELTLQLAKSIVGLESYSGNKHLFSCSGTIVEYLMGTGYVVTSASLVKWPHQDKQADQLKIDVHLPSGEVLKGSVSNVDFSYNICVVEVPSTLQLPTKRFSADTRIFNFYERHPKDVVAVGRLCKPWSLNAALGKLVPKRSQFDCEELLVSSCRISKRGVGGPLMDFDGNIIGMNFYDKKETPFLPGFIVLKCLQHFNDFKKVIRPLHGLRVRTLHEDEQLTALEKIHHGFPEVRGVIVEKVEVPSAEHSEIKVGDIITHVNDVPFSSAAELGGILLDTCAQHMLQRQKLDPTKGGNQMETVISLKFDVKTVRGRRSEATTRTIDVSRFNPTGGFNRWPLGRLYFIRRVENGTLFTEKHRG
- the LOC119301618 gene encoding putative protease Do-like 14, yielding MEEMPPKKKRNQEEGEQRDLEKEAKAARLVFLLFGHGTQSEPEPKPKPACPPSPSSSSDHDGESNSDDDNDFSAEGLRARDAALSVCKSVVSISASTDGDPPSTFACTGTVVAHEGSATWIITSASLIRKPESDTEVHEPHAVKIEVLLHNKKVVKGRLLMYDLLYNVAIVSIARAKLPAAMLNDLPDSYFLTPGPVVAVARKFESGRLQMKRGETLRAACELDCDELMVSTCQFEQNFFIGGLLVDLEKRILGMNFIDERTTPFLPVQIVGRCLRHFKAYGEVKQPWLGIRGRSLHLLESARLEEICHKFSKPPSGVFVDMIPEASSANCGGVEVGDILNQLDGVVLHSIAQLTSLLLDKMEVAMHERRPVILKALIQRPKDGATVAAKLIVAERPPGECDTLLNNRWTLPPPTVYYWGPPDICDWVDDDSD